A stretch of Thermodesulfobacteriota bacterium DNA encodes these proteins:
- the rpsF gene encoding 30S ribosomal protein S6, with protein MTPKRYETAILFDPELPEDQRKEFLGKLSGVVASFQGEVLKTDDWGNRKLAYQIRKRSNAFYTFLLYTGTRGVVEEVERNIKIFDGILRHLTTVHTAELKPAKAAAPQGEAPAPTEAPASETPSAPAGK; from the coding sequence ATGACACCGAAGAGGTATGAAACCGCCATCCTGTTCGACCCCGAACTCCCGGAGGACCAGAGGAAGGAGTTCCTCGGGAAGCTTTCGGGGGTGGTCGCCTCGTTCCAGGGCGAGGTCCTGAAGACGGACGACTGGGGAAACCGCAAGCTCGCCTACCAGATCCGGAAGAGAAGCAACGCTTTCTACACCTTCCTCCTGTACACAGGCACCCGCGGCGTCGTGGAGGAGGTGGAGCGCAACATCAAGATCTTCGACGGGATCCTGCGCCACCTGACCACCGTCCACACCGCGGAACTGAAGCCCGCCAAGGCCGCCGCTCCCCAGGGGGAGGCCCCGGCGCCGACCGAAGCGCCCGCGTCCGAAACGCCTTCGGCCCCTGCCGGGAAGTGA
- the pth gene encoding aminoacyl-tRNA hydrolase, which produces MGNPGRKYQATLHNAGFLAVDRLASGSGVRWRVSGEAERAECELEGRRVLLVKPMTFMNLSGAALGPLYRKLAEGPEDLVVVHDDLDLPAGAVRLKRGGGTGGHNGLKSLREHLGTLEFLRVRVGIGRPPEGVDPAEYVLHPPDPASRGAFEEAVAAACAALGDIARLGFDKAMTRWNVKPRKPRPDPPAGNILLAPGEASGGSISRKEAKPQDDTEEV; this is translated from the coding sequence TCCACAACGCGGGATTTCTCGCGGTCGACCGTCTCGCCTCCGGGTCGGGCGTTCGATGGCGGGTGTCCGGCGAGGCCGAGCGCGCGGAGTGCGAGCTGGAGGGGCGCCGGGTCCTCCTCGTCAAGCCGATGACGTTCATGAATTTGTCCGGCGCGGCGTTGGGCCCCTTGTACCGGAAGCTCGCGGAGGGGCCGGAAGACCTGGTGGTCGTCCACGACGACCTCGACCTCCCGGCGGGCGCCGTGCGGCTCAAGCGCGGCGGCGGCACCGGCGGACACAACGGGCTGAAATCGCTGCGGGAGCACCTGGGCACCCTCGAGTTCCTCAGGGTCCGCGTGGGGATCGGAAGGCCCCCGGAAGGGGTGGACCCCGCCGAGTACGTGCTGCACCCCCCCGATCCCGCATCGAGGGGGGCGTTCGAAGAGGCGGTCGCGGCCGCCTGCGCCGCGCTGGGCGACATCGCCCGGCTCGGTTTCGACAAGGCCATGACGCGGTGGAACGTGAAGCCGCGCAAACCCCGGCCGGACCCTCCGGCGGGGAACATACTCCTTGCCCCCGGCGAAGCGTCCGGGGGCTCGATCAGCCGAAAGGAGGCTAAACCGCAAGATGACACCGAAGAGGTATGA